One window of the Cryptomeria japonica chromosome 7, Sugi_1.0, whole genome shotgun sequence genome contains the following:
- the LOC131056164 gene encoding non-specific lipid transfer protein GPI-anchored 15 isoform X1 yields the protein MAGAMKFPQTFLSVVFTAVVIIAGVANFGSVAAQSSGCGTSLATLSPCMGYITSNVTTSLPPQSCCTALSSVVQSNAVCLCQLLTTNSPLGFPINQTQALALPGACKITSPALTQCKAVAGAPAPSPAKGSRNGASPATGTAPSSSPATPNAVSPSSNSPSLLPPTTSVGGVSPTASEKPTSNAGTLFTPSMIISALAVAMAASSMW from the exons ATGGCAGGTGCAATGAAATTCCCTCAAACATTTCTTTCAGTAGTATTCACTGCGGTTGTCATAATAGCAGGAGTTGCAAATTTTGGCAGCGTGGCGGCTCAGAGTTCAGGATGTGGTACTTCTCTGGCGACGCTTTCTCCGTGCATGGGGTATATTACAAGCAATGTCACTACCTCGCTTCCACCACAGAGCTGCTGCACTGCATTATCTTCAGTAGTGCAAAGCAACGCAGTGTGTCTGTGCCAGCTTCTCACCACAAACAGTCCTCTTGGCTTCCCCATTAATCAAACACAGGCTCTCGCTCTCCCAGGCGCCTGCAAAATCACCAGTCCAGCGCTCACCCAATGCAAAG CAGTTGCAGGCGCTCCAGCTCCCTCTCCTGCTAAAG GTTCTAGAAATGGTGCATCGCCAGCAACAGGAACTGCTCCTTCATCTTCCCCTGCAACTCCAAATGCAGTATCTCCCTCATCAAACTCACCATCTTTACTTCCTCCCACAACTTCTGTAGGAGGTGTTTCACCCACAGCCAGTGAGAAGCCAACATCTAACGCAGGAACACTTTTCACACCATCCATGATTATCAGTGCTTTGGCAGTGGCAATGGCAGCGAGCAGTATGTGGTGA
- the LOC131056164 gene encoding non-specific lipid transfer protein GPI-anchored 15 isoform X2 produces MAGAMKFPQTFLSVVFTAVVIIAGVANFGSVAAQSSGCGTSLATLSPCMGYITSNVTTSLPPQSCCTALSSVVQSNAVCLCQLLTTNSPLGFPINQTQALALPGACKITSPALTQCKVAGAPAPSPAKGSRNGASPATGTAPSSSPATPNAVSPSSNSPSLLPPTTSVGGVSPTASEKPTSNAGTLFTPSMIISALAVAMAASSMW; encoded by the exons ATGGCAGGTGCAATGAAATTCCCTCAAACATTTCTTTCAGTAGTATTCACTGCGGTTGTCATAATAGCAGGAGTTGCAAATTTTGGCAGCGTGGCGGCTCAGAGTTCAGGATGTGGTACTTCTCTGGCGACGCTTTCTCCGTGCATGGGGTATATTACAAGCAATGTCACTACCTCGCTTCCACCACAGAGCTGCTGCACTGCATTATCTTCAGTAGTGCAAAGCAACGCAGTGTGTCTGTGCCAGCTTCTCACCACAAACAGTCCTCTTGGCTTCCCCATTAATCAAACACAGGCTCTCGCTCTCCCAGGCGCCTGCAAAATCACCAGTCCAGCGCTCACCCAATGCAAAG TTGCAGGCGCTCCAGCTCCCTCTCCTGCTAAAG GTTCTAGAAATGGTGCATCGCCAGCAACAGGAACTGCTCCTTCATCTTCCCCTGCAACTCCAAATGCAGTATCTCCCTCATCAAACTCACCATCTTTACTTCCTCCCACAACTTCTGTAGGAGGTGTTTCACCCACAGCCAGTGAGAAGCCAACATCTAACGCAGGAACACTTTTCACACCATCCATGATTATCAGTGCTTTGGCAGTGGCAATGGCAGCGAGCAGTATGTGGTGA